GCGGGAGTGGTGGAGCGCGTCGGGCACGAGCACGGGGTGGAGTTCCCGCTCCAGATGACGCTCGCCATGACCGACGGTGAACGCGTCTGGGCCTTCCGCTACTCCAGCGGGCACGCTTCCCGCTCGCTGTTCTACAGCAGCAAGGTGGACTCGCTGCGCAGGCTGCACCCGGACATGGCGTTCCTCCAAGAGGTCTCCGACGAGACCCGCCTCATCGTGTCCGAACCCCTCGGCGATCTGCCGGGCGCCTGGAACGAGGTACCGGAGAGCAGCTACGGCGTCGTACAGCCGGGCGCGGACGAGCTGTTCCCCTTCACTCCGACGCCCGCGTGACGCGACCGCTCATTCGCTCGCGCGGGGTGTTCTCCGGGCCCGACGGGCCCGCCACGACCGACAGGAGACCGGGCCATGCGGAACTCGCTGCTCGACCTGGCAGAGGACTACGACTATCCCCTGCTGAACATGTTCTGGACCATGATGCTGATCTTCCTCTGGGTGCTCTGGTTCATGCTGCTCTTCCGCGTCATCGGCGACATCTTCCGTGACGACGATCTGAGCGGCTGGGGCAAGGCGGGGTGGACCGTCTTCGTCATCCTGCTGCCGTTCCTGGGCGTCTTCGTCTATCTGATCGCCCGAGGACGCGGGATGGGCGAACGCGAGCTCAACCGGGCCCAGCAGCAGGAACAGGCCTTCCGCTCCTACGTGCGCGAGAGTGCCGGGCCCGCCGACCAGGCCGAGGCACTGTCGAAGCTCGCCGACCTCAAGAACCGCGGCGACATCACGGCGGCCGAGTACGAACAGGCCAAGGCCAAGGTCCTCAGCTCCTGAGAAGGGACCTCGCGCTCCCGATCCTGCAGCGCCCGCCGGGCAGCCCCTATCCCCTTGTGGAGGGCCGATGCGCCCCTACCCGCCGATCGCCGAGCACGGTCTGATCGGGGACCTGCAGACCTGTGCCCTCGTCTCGTCCGAGGGGGTGTACTCAACTGGTTCTGCTCACCCCGCTTCGACTCGCCCGGCATCTTCGCCGGCCTGCTCGACGACAGCCGAGGCGGATACTTGGCCAACGCCTTCCGCAGCCGGCTGCTCCGGCGACTGAGGGACGACGGCGCTCCCAACGGCGAACCCCTGCAGAGCATGTACCGCGTCGACGGTGACCCGTACCTGACCGAGGAGGTCCTCGACCACATGGAAGGGTGGCGCGGCTCCGTACCGGTACGGTCGGGCAACGGTGCCGCGGACCAACTGCAGATGGACATCTGCGGCGAGGCCATCTACGCCCTCGCCAGGGCCGGCCGTCTCCATCAGGCCCGCTACTCCTTCGACGAGATGCTCACCTACGCCAACCACGTGGGGCTCTTCGCCGAAGAGGTCGGCCTCAGGGGAGAACAGCTCGGCAACTTCCCCCGGGCCTTCACCCACCTCGCCCTCATCACCGCGGCCCTCGCCCTCGACACCGAACTCGACCAGACCGCGAGCGCGGCCTGACGCCTGCTCTCCGAGGAGGTGCGACGCGATGGTGCTCGACCTGCTCCTCATCGGCCTGGCGGTCACGCTGTTCCCGCTGCCCATCATGGCCTTCGTCCTGGTGGTGTCCGCCCCCCGTGGGGTGCGCAAGGGCCTGGCGTTCATCATCGCCTGGCTGGCGTGCCTCGTGGCCGTGATCGCGATCGTCCTCCTCTTCACCGGCGGGCAGCCGCCCCCGCCCCGCTCTCCCCCCTCGATCGCGGCGCTCGTGGCCACGCTGGTGATCGGTGTCGGCCTGGTCGTGTACAGCGAGCACCGGCGGCGCCGCAGCCGCCGTGCCACCGCAACCGCGGATCCCTCCGCACAGGAGGGGCCCGCTGCCTCCGCGGACTCCGGGTCATCCGTGTCGTCCCGGATGGACGACGCCACCGGATGGTCCGCCGCGGCCCTCGCCGTGCTCCTTCAGCCCTGGGGGATGGTCGCCGCCGCGGCCGCCACCGTCGTCCAGGCCGACCTCTCCCACGGAGGGAGCTTCCTGGCCCTCATGGCCTTCTGCCTCCTGGCCACCTCCACCCTGTTGGCCATGGAGCTGTAC
Above is a genomic segment from Streptomyces sp. NBC_01233 containing:
- a CDS encoding SHOCT domain-containing protein, translated to MRNSLLDLAEDYDYPLLNMFWTMMLIFLWVLWFMLLFRVIGDIFRDDDLSGWGKAGWTVFVILLPFLGVFVYLIARGRGMGERELNRAQQQEQAFRSYVRESAGPADQAEALSKLADLKNRGDITAAEYEQAKAKVLSS
- a CDS encoding GAP family protein → MVLDLLLIGLAVTLFPLPIMAFVLVVSAPRGVRKGLAFIIAWLACLVAVIAIVLLFTGGQPPPPRSPPSIAALVATLVIGVGLVVYSEHRRRRSRRATATADPSAQEGPAASADSGSSVSSRMDDATGWSAAALAVLLQPWGMVAAAAATVVQADLSHGGSFLALMAFCLLATSTLLAMELYMVFAPEKAQLALLGLRAWLERHKDPAIVVLCLLLGLWLVGRSLYQLTG